The following coding sequences lie in one Arachis ipaensis cultivar K30076 chromosome B03, Araip1.1, whole genome shotgun sequence genomic window:
- the LOC107631291 gene encoding ARF guanine-nucleotide exchange factor GNOM, which yields MGHLKMQMETGINAIEDQSGYTNRNSIACMINAEIGAVLAVMRRNVRWGVHYMADDDQLEHSLVKSLKELRRQIFSWQGQWHSINPVLYLQPFLDVIKSDETGAPITGVALSSVYKILTLDVIDQNTVNIEDAMHLVVDAITSCRFEVTDPGSEEVALMKILQVLLACVKCKASATLSNQHICTIVNSCFHIVHQAGTKSELLQRIARYTMHELVRCIFSHLQDIENTEHLLINESSPLKQETSGQNNENTVFSRLLENGSQNSSYDGEPLGISSGIASAVTSTVMDENSAFASNGNETDPHELQLMSEPYGVPCMVEIFHFLCSLLNVVEHMGMNPRSNTIAFDEDVPLFALTLINSAIELGGPFFRRHPRLLSLIQDELFRNLMQFGLSMSPLVLSMVCSIVLNLYHHLCKELKLQLEAFFSCVILRLAQSKYGASYQQQEVAMEALVDFCRQKSFMVEMYANYDCDITCSNVFEDITNLLSKSAFPVNNPLSSMHILALDGLIAVMQGMAERIGNGSVSSERSPVNLEQYIPFWLEKCENYGDPNDWVPFVFRRKYFKKRLMIGADHFNRDVKKGLEFLQGTHLLPDKLDPQSVACFLRYTAGLDKNLIGDYLGNHDEFCVQVLHQFARTFDFQGITLDKALRIFLETFRLPGESQKIHRVLEAFSERYFEQSPDVLVNKDAALVLSYSIIMLNTDHHNVQVKKKMTEEDFIRNNRLINGGNDLPREFLSEIYHSICKNEIRTTPEPGFGFPEMTPSRWISLMHKSRKTAPFIVSDSRADLDYDMFAILSGPAIAAISVVFDNAENEEIYQTCIDGFLAVAKISAHYHLANVIDDLVVCLCKFISILDPFSVEESVQALGDDTKVRMALETVFAIANSYGDYIGAAGWRNILDCILRLHKLGLLPTRLVSDAAEESELSAESGHGKPNSNLPSSTQLPSVSTPKRSSGLMSRFSQLLYLGTEEPRSVPTAEELVAHQQAVQIIQKCHIDTVFTESKFLQAESLLLLARALINAGGQPRKGNSISGDEDTSVFCLELLVAITLNNRDRIGLLWKDVYEHISNIVQSTVTPCVLIEKAVFGLLRICHRLLPYKESIADELLRSLQLVLKLDARVADIYYEQITQEVSRLVKANASHVRSQLGWRTITSLLSFTARHQESSEAGFDTLLFIMSDGAHLLPANYVLCVDTARQFAESRLGQVERSVVALDLMAGSVNCLEKWTSDAKLAGKDEEVEKMLKDIVEMWLRLVQGIKKVCLDPREEVRNHALLSLQTCLTGAVGIHVPPDLWLQCFDQVIFTAVDDLLEIAEEYYQKEYRNMEGTLILVLKLLSKVFLQSLPKLSQLTDFSKLWVAVLDRTEKYTKAKIRGRRSEKLQELVPELLKNTLLVMKSQGILLPSSGVGENSLWELTWLHMKNIAPSLQSEVFPAPELQQAPHKQIEAVDANTSVSSNETVSQDGAGVGS from the exons ATGGGACATCTAAAGATGCAGATGGAAACTGGTATCAATGCAATAGAGGATCAATCTGGGTATACTAATAGAAATAGTATAGCATGCATGATCAATGCTGAAATTGGCGCTGTTTTGGCGGTCATGCGAAGAAATGTTAGATGGGGGGTTCATTATATGGCAGATGATGACCAATTGGAGCACTCTCTTGTTAAGTCTTTAAAGGAATTAAGGAGGCAAATCTTTTCATGGCAAGGTCAATGGCATTCCATCAACCCAGTCTTGTATCTCCAGCCTTTCTTGGATGTAATTAAATCAGACGAAACTGGTGCACCAATCACAGGTGTTGCTCTCTCATCTGTTTACAAGATCTTAACCCTTGATGTGATAGATCAAAACACGGTCAACATTGAGGATGCCATGCACTTGGTGGTTGATGCTATCACAAGTTGCAGATTTGAGGTGACTGATCCTGGATCAGAAGAAGTGGCATTGATGAAGATATTACAAGTTCTTCTAGCATGTGTGAAATGTAAAGCATCGGCTACGCTGAGTAATCAACACATTTGCACCATAGTAAATTCTTGTTTCCATATAGTTCATCAAGCAGGAACCAAAAGTGAGCTGTTACAGCGGATAGCACGGTACACTATGCATGAACTTGTAAGGTGTATATTTTCTCACCTTCAGGATATTGAGAACACAGAGCATTTGTTGATAAATGAGAGCTCTCCTTTAAAACAAGAG ACCAGTGGACAAAACAATGAGAACACTGTATTTAGCAGACTGTTGGAGAATGGGAGCCAGAATTCTTCATATGATGGTGAACCACTAGGAATTTCTTCCGGTATTGCAAGTGCTGTAACGTCAACCGTAATGGATGAAAACTCAGCTTTTGCTAGCAATGGCAACGAGACTGATCCACATGAATTACAGCTTATGTCTGAACCATATGGGGTTCCCTGTATGGTGGAGATATTTCACTTCCTGTGTTCTTTGTTGAATGTTGTTGAGCATATGGGAATGAATCCTAGATCAAACACAATAGCATTTGATGAAGATGTGCCTCTTTTTGCCTTAACTTTGATCAATTCAGCCATAGAGTTGGGAGGACCTTTCTTTCGCCGTCACCCAAGATTACTGAGCTTAATTCAGGATGAATTATTTCGCAACCTTATGCAATTTGGTTTGTCAATGAGCCCTCTTGTACTTTCAATGGTGTGCAGCATTGTTCTCAATTTGTATCATCATCTTTGTAAGGAACTCAAGTTACAGCTGGAAGCATTTTTTTCTTGTGTAATTTTGAGGCTTGCACAAAGCAAATATGGGGCTTCATATCAGCAACAGGAGGTTGCCATGGAGGCCCTTGTTGATTTTTGCAGGCAAAAATCATTCATGGTAGAGATGTATGCTAATTATGACTGTGATATAACTTGTAGTAATGTCTTTGAAGACATTACTAACTTGTTGTCCAAAAGTGCATTTCCTGTGAACAATCCGTTGTCTTCCATGCATATTCTTGCTTTGGATGGTCTTATTGCTGTCATGCAGGGAATGGCTGAAAGGATAGGCAATGGATCTGTAAGTTCCGAGCGTTCTCCTGTGAATTTGGAACAGTATATTCCTTTCTGGCTGGAAAAATGTGAAAATTATGGTGATCCAAATGATTGGGTTCCTTTTGTCTTCCGAAGAAAGTACTTCAAGAAAAGATTGATGATAGGGGCTGATCACTTCAATCGTGATGTTAAGAAAGGCCTTGAATTTCTCCAAGGAACACATCTTTTACCTGATAAACTTGATCCCCAAAGTGTTGCCTGCTTTCTCAGATACACTGCTGGGTTGGATAAGAATCTCATTGGTGATTACCTAGGAAATCACGATGAGTTCTGTGTTCAGGTTCTTCATCAATTTGCCAGAACATTTGACTTCCAAGGCATTACCTTAGACAAAGCCCTGCGTATATTTTTGGAGACTTTTAGGCTTCCTGGAGAATCACAGAAGATACATAGGGTGCTCGAAGCTTTCTCTGAGAGATATTTTGAGCAATCACCAGATGTTCTTGTTAACAAGGATGCTGCTCTCGTGTTATCCTACTCAATTATAATGCTTAATACGGATCATCACAACGTTCAGGTAAAAAAGAAGATGACAGAAGAGGATTTCATCAGGAATAACAGGCTTATTAATGGTGGGAATGACCTCCCTCGTGAATTCCTGTCAGAGATTTATCATTCCATTTGTAAGAATGAAATCCGCACAACCCCTGAACCGGGTTTTGGATTTCCTGAAATGACCCCAAGTCGGTGGATTTCTCTAATGCACAAGTCCAGAAAGACTGCTCCATTTATTGTATCTGATTCCAGAGCAGACCTTGATTATGATATGTTTGCCATATTGTCAGGCCCAGCAATTGCTGCCATTTCGGTGGTATTTGATAATGCTGAAAATGAAGAGATATATCAAACTTGTATCGATGGATTCTTAGCTGTTGCAAAGATATCAGCTCACTATCATCTTGCAAATGTAATTGATGATTTGGTTGTGTGCCTTTGCAAGTTCATTAGCATTTTGGATCCATTCTCAGTTGAGGAATCTGTCCAAGCCCTGGGAGATGACACAAAAGTAAGAATGGCACTTGAGACAGTTTTTGCTATTGCAAATAGCTATGGTGATTACATTGGTGCAGCAGGGTGGAGAAATATTCTTGATTGCATCTTAAGATTGCACAAGTTAGGCCTTCTTCCTACTCGTTTGGTGAGTGATGCAGCTGAGGAGTCAGAGCTTTCTGCAGAATCCGGACATGGAAAACCTAATTCCAACTTGCCGTCATCAACTCAACTTCCATCTGTTAGTACTCCAAAGAGATCATCTGGACTGATGAGTAGGTTTAGTCAACTCTTATATCTTGGCACTGAAGAGCCTAGATCAGTACCAACTGCAGAAGAACTTGTTGCTCATCAGCAGGCTGTACAAATAATTCAGAAGTGTCACATTGATACTGTATTCACTGAGAGTAAATTTCTGCAAGCCGAATCTCTATTGCTGCTTGCAAGAGCACTCATTAATGCTGGAGGTCAACCTCGAAAAGGTAACAGCATCTCTGGGGATGAAGATACTTCAGTTTTCTGCCTGGAGTTACTAGTAGCAATCACATTGAATAATAGGGACAGAATTGGACTTCTATGGAAGGATGTTTATGAGCACATATCCAATATTGTTCAGTCAACTGTGACGCCTTGCGTACTGATAGAAAAGGCCGTTTTTGGGCTTCTAAGGATTTGCCATCGCTTACTTCCATACAAAGAGAGCATTGCTGATGAACTTTTGAGGTCCCTGCAACTTGTCTTGAAACTTGATGCTCGGGTTGCAGATATATATTATGAGCAGATTACTCAAGAAGTCAGTCGGCTTGTAAAGGCAAATGCTTCTCATGTCAGATCTCAGTTAGGATGGCGGACAATTACATCACTTCTTTCCTTCACTGCTCGGCACCAGGAATCGTCTGAGGCTGGATTTGATACACTGCTGTTCATTATGTCTGACGGGGCCCACTTGCTTCCTGCAAATTATGTTCTTTGTGTCGATACTGCAAGGCAGTTCGCTGAGTCCCGTTTAGGACAGGTAGAACGGTCTGTGGTTGCGCTAGATCTTATGGCTGGTTCTGTCAATTGTTTAGAGAAGTGGACTAGTGATGCTAAGCTGGCAGGAAAAGATGAGGAAGTGGAGAAGATGTTGAAGGACATTGTGGAAATGTGGTTGAGGCTAGTGCAGGGAATAAAGAAGGTATGTTTGGACCCAAGAGAGGAGGTTAGAAATCATGCTCTGTTGTCTCTACAGACATGCCTGACAGGAGCTGTTGGGATTCATGTCCCACCTGATTTGTGGTTACAGTGTTTCGATCAAGTGATTTTCACTGCAGTGGATGATCTGCTTGAAATCGCTGAGGAATACTATCAAAAGGAATACCGGAACATGGAAGGGACACTTATTCTTGTGTTGAAGCTCTTGTCTAAGGTTTTCCTCCAGTCACTCCCCAAACTATCACAATTGACAGATTTCTCAAAACTATGGGTCGCTGTGCTAGATCGGACAGAAAAATATACGAAAGCAAAAATTAGGGGAAGGAGAAGTGAGAAGCTTCAAGAGCTTGTGCCTGAGCTCCTGAAGAACACTTTGCTTGTCATGAAATCACAGGGCATACTTTTACCGAGCAGTGGCGTGGGTGAAAATAGTTTGTGGGAACTGACATGGCTACATATGAAGAATATTGCTCCATCATTGCAGTCTGAGGTGTTCCCTGCTCCAGAGCTTCAGCAGGCACCGCATAAACAGATTGAAGCCGTTGACGCAAACACTTCTGTTTCTTCAAATGAAACAGTGAGCCAAGATGGTGCTGGTGTTGGTTCCTAG
- the LOC107631290 gene encoding ARF guanine-nucleotide exchange factor GNOM-like produces the protein MGRLKLQAGINAIEEEEPEDCDATCPNKTTLSCMINSEIGAVLAVMRRNVRWGSSYMSGDDQMEHSLIQSLKALRRQIFSWHHQWHAINPTLYLQPFLDVIRSDETGAPITGVALSSVYKILTLDVIDQNTVNVEDAMHLVVDAVTSCRFEVTDPSSEEVVLMKILQVLLACMKSKASVMLSNQHVCTIVNTCFRIVHQAGTKGELLQRIARHTMHELVRCIFSHLQDVDNTDHALVNGSSNLKQETGGLNNEYAFGSRQLENGSLSSEYDNQTLPTNYAPSAASVATGTRMDENTAIAISGKDGVPYDMHLMTEPYGVPCMVEIFHFLCSLLNVVEHMGVGPRSNTIAFDEDVPLFALTLINSAIELGGPSIRCHPRLLGLIQDELFRNLMQFGLSMSPLILSMVCSVVLNLYNHLRTELKLQLEAFFSCVILRLAQGRYGASYQQQEVAMEALVDFCRQKTFMVDMYANFDCDITCSNVFEDLANLLSKSAFPVNCPLSAMHILALDGLIAVIQGMAERIDNGSVSSEYSPVNLEEYNAFWMVKCENYGDPNHWVPFVRRRKYIKRRLMIGADHFNRDPKKGLEFLQGTHLLPDKLDPQSVACFFRYTAGLDKNLVGDFLGNHDEFCVQVLHEFAGTFDFQDMNLDTALRLFLETFRLPGESQKIHRVLEAFSERYYEQSPHILANKDAALVLSYSMIMLNTDQHNVQVKKKMTEEDFIRNNRHINGGNDLPREFLSEIYHSICKNEIRTTPEQGVGFPEMTPSRWIDLMHKSKKTAPFIVSDTKAYLDHDMFAIMSGPTIAAISVVFDHAEHEEVYQTCTDGFLAVAKISACHHLEDVLDDLVVSLCKFTTLLNPSSVEEPVLAFGDDMKARMATVTVFTIANRYGDYIRTGWRNILDCILRLHKLGLLPARVASDAADESELSSETVHGKPVTNSLSSAHMPSIGTPRRSSGLMGRFSQLLSLDTEEPRSQPTEQQLAAHQRTLQTIQKCHIDSIFTESKFLQAESLLQLARALIWAAGRPQKGNSTPEDEDTAVFCLELLIAITLNNRDRIGILWQGVYEHISNIVQSTVMPCALVEKAVFGLLRICQRLLPYKENIADELLRSLQLVLKLDARVGDAYCEQITQEVSRLVKANATHIRSQLGWRTITLLLTNTSSHIEASEAGFDALLFIMADGAHLLPANYAFCLDTARRFAESRVGQAERSIRALDVMAGSVNCLARWTSEAKEAQDEEQAAKMLQEFGEMWLRLVQGLRKVCLDQREDVRNHALLCLQNCLTGADGIYVPHGRVLQCFDIVIFTLLDDLLEIAQGHSQKEYRNMEGTLILAMKFLSKVFLQLLPDLSQLSTFCKLWLGVLSRMEKYMKVKIRGKRSEKLQETVPELLKNSLLVMKMKGILVQRSALGGDSLWELTWLHVNNISPSLQLEVFPEQDSDHLQKKQGEAVGGLVPDEMGSVPSSETESLEDAGVAG, from the exons ATGGGCCGTCTGAAGCTGCAGGCTGGTATCAACGCGATAGAAGAGGAGGAACCTGAGGATTGTGATGCTACCTGTCCAAACAAGACAACTTTATCATGCATGATCAATTCTGAAATTGGCGCCGTGTTGGCAGTTATGCGGAGAAATGTAAGATGGGGGAGCAGTTATATGTCCGGCGATGATCAGATGGAGCACTCTCTCATTCAGTCTTTGAAGGCGTTAAGGAGACAAATCTTTTCATGGCACCATCAGTGGCACGCTATCAACCCGACTTTGTATCTCCAACCGTTTTTAGACGTGATTCGATCCGATGAGACAGGTGCACCAATTACTGGGGTTGCCTTGTCATCTGTTTACAAGATCTTAACATTGGATGTGATTGATCAAAATACAGTCAATGTTGAGGATGCTATGCACTTGGTGGTTGATGCTGTCACTAGCTGCAGATTTGAGGTGACTGATCCTTCATCAGAAGAAGTCGTCTTAATGAAGATACTGCAAGTTCTCCTAGCTTGTATGAAAAGTAAAGCATCTGTAATGCTGAGTAACCAACATGTTTGCACCATTGTGAATACTTGTTTTCGTATAGTTCATCAAGCGGGAACTAAGGGCGAGTTGTTGCAGCGGATAGCAAGGCACACAATGCATGAACTTGTGAGGTGTATTTTTTCTCATCTTCAAGATGTTGACAACACAGACCATGCGTTGGTTAATGGAAGCTCTAATTTGAAACAGGAG ACTGGGGGCCTTAATAATGAATATGCTTTTGGAAGTAGACAATTGGAGAATGGGAGCCTCAGCTCTGAATATGATAATCAGACATTGCCCACAAACTATGCTCCCAGCGCTGCAAGTGTTGCTACAGGAACTCGGATGGACGAAAACACAGCAATTGCTATTAGTGGCAAGGATGGTGTACCATATGACATGCATCTCATGACTGAACCATATGGTGTTCCTTGCATGGTGGAAATATTTCACTTTTTGTGTTCTTTGCTGAATGTTGTCGAACATATGGGAGTTGGTCCAAGATCAAACACTATTGCGTTTGATGAGGATGTGCCTCTCTTTGCCCTAACTTTAATTAATTCTGCTATAGAACTTGGAGGGCCTTCTATTCGCTGTCACCCAAGGTTGCTTGGCTTAATTCAGGATGAATTGTTTCGCAATTTGATGCAATTTGGGTTGTCAATGAGCCCCCTTATACTTTCAATGGTTTGTAGCGTTGTGCTCAATCTGTATAATCACCTTCGGACTGAACTCAAATTACAGCTAGAAGCATTCTTTTCTTGTGTAATTTTGAGGCTTGCTCAGGGCAGATATGGGGCTTCATACCAGCAGCAGGAGGTAGCCATGGAGGCCCTTGTTGACTTCTGCAGGCAAAAGACTTTTATGGTAGACATGTATGCTAACTTTGACTGTGACATTACTTGTAGTAATGTCTTTGAAGACCTTGCTAATTTGTTGTCAAAAAGTGCATTTCCTGTGAATTGTCCATTGTCTGCCATGCATATTCTTGCTTTGGATGGTCTTATTGCTGTTATACAGGGAATGGCTGAGAGAATTGACAATGGATCTGTAAGCTCAGAATATTCCCCAGTGAATCTTGAAGAGTACAATGCATTCTGGATGGTCAAATGTGAGAACTATGGCGACCCAAATCATTGGGTTCCTTTTGTCCGCCGAAGAAAGTACATAAAGAGAAGGTTGATGATTGGAGCTGACCACTTTAATCGTGATCCTAAGAAAGGTCTAGAATTTCTCCAAGGAACACATCTTTTGCCTGACAAACTTGATCCCCAAAGTGTTGCCTGCTTTTTCCGATACACTGCTGGGTTGGATAAGAATCTTGTTGGTGATTTTCTAGGAAATCATGATGAATTCTGTGTTCAGGTTCTTCATGAATTTGCAGGAACATTTGATTTTCAAGACATGAACTTAGACACTGCACTGCGTCTATTTTTGGAGACTTTCAGACTGCCGGGAGAATCACAGAAGATTCATAGGGTACTTGAAGCTTTCTCTGAGAGATATTATGAGCAGTCACCACATATCCTAGCTAACAAGGATGCTGCTCTTGTGTTATCATACTCAATGATAATGCTGAATACAGATCAGCACAATGTGCAAGTTAAAAAGAAGATGACTGAAGAGGATTTTATCAGGAATAACAGGCATATTAATGGTGGCAATGATCTACCTCGAGAATTCTTGTCAGAGATTTACCATTCAATTTGTAAGAATGAAATCCGCACTACCCCTGAGCAAGGCGTTGGGTTTCCCGAAATGACACCTAGTCGATGGATTGATCTAATGCACAAGTCCAAAAAAACTGCTCCATTTATTGTATCTGATACCAAGGCTTACCTTGATCATGATATGTTTGCCATAATGTCAGGTCCAACAATTGCTGCCATCTCTGTGGTATTTGATCATGCTGAGCATGAGGAAGTATACCAAACATGTACAGATGGATTCTTAGCTGTTGCTAAGATCTCAGCTTGCCACCATCTTGAAGATGTTCTAGATGATCTGGTAGTGTCCCTCTGCAAGTTCACTACACTTTTGAACCCTTCATCAGTTGAGGAACCCGTCCTTGCCTTTGGAGATGACATGAAAGCAAGAATGGCAACTGTGACTGTATTCACTATTGCAAATAGGTATGGTGATTACATACGCACAGGTTGGCGAAATATTCTTGATTGCATCTTAAGACTGCACAAGCTTGGTCTTCTTCCTGCCCGTGTTGCCAGTGATGCAGCTGACGAGTCTGAGCTCTCTAGTGAAACTGTGCATGGAAAGCCTGTCACTAATTCTTTATCCTCGGCTCACATGCCATCTATTGGCACTCCAAGGAGATCTTCAGGATTGATGGGGAGATTTAGTCAACTCTTATCTCTTGATACTGAAGAGCCAAGATCCCAACCTACTGAACAACAACTTGCTGCTCACCAGCGCACCCTCCAGACAATACAGAAGTGTCACATTGACAGCATCTTCACCGAGAGTAAATTTCTACAAGCTGAATCACTTTTGCAACTTGCAAGAGCACTCATTTGGGCTGCAGGGCGACCTCAGAAGGGGAACAGCACACCCGAGGATGAAGATACAGCAGTCTTCTGCCTTGAGTTGCTGATTGCAATCACTTTGAACAACAGGGACAGGATAGGAATTCTTTGGCAGGGTGTGTATGAGCACATATCCAATATTGTTCAGTCAACTGTAATGCCCTGTGCCTTGGTAGAGAAGGCTGTTTTTGGACTCCTACGAATTTGCCAGCGGTTGCTTCCATATAAAGAAAACATTGCTGATGAACTTCTGAGGTCACTGCAACTTGTCTTGAAGCTTGATGCCCGAGTTGGTGATGCATACTGTGAACAGATTACTCAGGAAGTTAGTCGCCTTGTGAAGGCAAATGCTACTCATATAAGATCTCAATTAGGATGGCGTACAATTACATTACTCCTTACCAACACATCTAGTCACATAGAAGCATCTGAGGCTGGATTTGATGCACTACTGTTCATAATGGCTGATGGTGCTCACTTGCTTCCTGCTAACTATGCTTTCTGTTTAGACACTGCAAGGCGGTTTGCTGAGTCTCGTGTTGGACAAGCAGAGCGATCTATACGGGCATTAGATGTCATGGCTGGGTCTGTCAATTGCTTGGCTCGGTGGACTAGTGAAGCTAAGGAAGCACAAGATGAGGAACAAGCAGCTAAGATGTTGCAGGAGTTTGGAGAGATGTGGTTGAGACTTGTACAGGGTCTAAGGAAGGTGTGTTTAGACCAGAGAGAGGACGTTAGAAATCATGCTTTATTATGTTTGCAGAATTGCTTGACAGGAGCCGATGGCATTTATGTCCCTCATGGTCGTGTGTTGCAATGTTTTGATATTGTGATCTTCACCTTACTTGATGACCTGCTTGAGATTGCGCAGGGACACTCTCAGAAGGAGTACCGCAACATGGAAGGCACCCTTATCCTTGCAATGAAATTTTTGTCCAAAGTTTTTCTTCAATTACTCCCAGACTTATCACAATTGTCAACTTTCTGCAAGCTATGGTTAGGTGTGCTTAGCAGAATGGAAAAATATATGAAGGTAAAGATTAGGGGGAAAAGAAGCGAGAAGCTTCAAGAGACAGTACCTGAACTGCTTAAAAACTCCTTGCTTGTCATGAAGATGAAAGGTATTCTGGTGCAGAGGAGTGCCCTGGGTGGGGATAGTCTTTGGGAACTAACGTGGCTGCATGTGAACAATATTTCACCGTCATTGCAGCTTGAGGTGTTTCCCGAGCAGGATTCCGACCATTTGCAGAAGAAACAGGGTGAAGCAGTTGGAGGTTTGGTGCCTGATGAAATGGGTTCTGTTCCTTCAAGTGAAACAGAAAGCCTTGAAGATGCTGGTGTTGCTGGTTAA